The following proteins are encoded in a genomic region of Aquella oligotrophica:
- a CDS encoding TIGR03643 family protein, whose translation MIYNGIHVSEIIEMAWSDEVSFDSIKLNTCKS comes from the coding sequence ATGATATATAATGGTATCCATGTTAGTGAGATAATTGAAATGGCATGGAGTGATGAGGTATCTTTTGATAGCATTAAGTTAAATACATGCAAGTCGTAA
- a CDS encoding cryptochrome/photolyase family protein — protein sequence MTKLKVIHWFRQDLRLSDNPALYEAAINGDILPVYILDDINAKEYKMGGASRFWLHYSLTSLNQSLGGKLSIYCGDPSQILPDLCSRHNISKVFWNRCYEPWRIARDKQIKEHLKSLGVDVESHNGSLLWEPWTISKNDGTPYKVFTPFYRKGCLSAPYPRNPLREPDNVNFIRDDTGTLAIDDLQLLPTIAWDKKMLGYWGFGEAAAKDYLIRFLESGVIDYKEGRNYPAKKFVSRLSPYLHFGEISPNQAWYAIKQLGDNINTDHFCSELGWREFSYSQLYYNPELPKKNLQAKFDAFPWQENDEKLLAWQKGLTGIPMVDAGMRELWETGYMHNRVRMIVGSFLVKNLLLDWRLGERWFWDCLLDADLANNSASWQWVAGCGADAAPYFRIFNPVTQGAKFDPDGEYIRHYLPELKNLPTRYLFSPWEAPAAILANAGVELGVNYPNPIVDLSLSREEALAAFASLKG from the coding sequence ATGACAAAATTAAAAGTTATTCACTGGTTTAGACAGGATTTACGCTTAAGTGATAATCCTGCATTATATGAAGCTGCGATTAATGGCGATATACTTCCGGTATATATACTTGATGATATTAATGCTAAGGAGTATAAAATGGGCGGTGCTAGCCGATTTTGGCTACATTATTCGCTAACTTCATTAAATCAAAGCCTTGGTGGCAAATTATCGATTTATTGTGGCGACCCTTCGCAGATTCTTCCAGATTTATGCTCTCGCCATAATATCAGTAAAGTATTTTGGAATCGTTGTTATGAGCCTTGGCGAATAGCCCGTGATAAGCAGATTAAGGAACATTTGAAATCACTAGGCGTAGATGTCGAAAGCCATAACGGATCATTACTCTGGGAGCCATGGACGATTAGCAAAAATGATGGCACACCATATAAGGTATTTACGCCATTTTATCGTAAAGGATGCCTAAGTGCTCCATACCCACGTAATCCACTCAGAGAACCTGATAATGTAAATTTTATCCGTGATGATACGGGCACTCTAGCGATTGATGATTTACAATTATTACCAACTATCGCTTGGGATAAAAAAATGCTTGGTTATTGGGGATTTGGTGAAGCGGCAGCCAAAGATTATCTTATTCGCTTTCTTGAGTCTGGTGTCATTGATTATAAGGAAGGGCGGAATTATCCAGCAAAGAAATTTGTATCTCGGCTTTCCCCATATCTTCATTTTGGTGAAATATCACCAAATCAGGCATGGTATGCGATTAAGCAACTAGGCGATAATATCAATACTGATCATTTCTGTAGTGAACTAGGCTGGCGTGAATTTTCTTATAGTCAGCTATATTATAACCCCGAGTTACCCAAAAAGAATCTGCAAGCTAAGTTTGATGCTTTTCCTTGGCAAGAAAATGATGAGAAGCTCCTAGCGTGGCAAAAAGGGTTAACCGGGATTCCGATGGTTGATGCAGGTATGCGTGAATTATGGGAAACTGGCTATATGCATAATCGGGTTAGAATGATTGTTGGTTCATTTTTGGTAAAAAACTTACTTCTGGATTGGCGACTCGGTGAACGCTGGTTTTGGGATTGTCTTTTAGATGCTGATCTAGCCAATAATAGCGCTAGCTGGCAATGGGTTGCTGGATGTGGAGCAGATGCTGCACCATACTTTAGGATTTTTAATCCGGTCACGCAAGGTGCAAAATTTGATCCAGATGGCGAATATATCCGTCATTATTTACCTGAACTTAAAAATTTACCAACTCGTTATTTATTTAGCCCATGGGAAGCCCCAGCGGCTATACTGGCTAATGCAGGAGTAGAGCTGGGTGTTAATTATCCTAATCCAATAGTTGATCTTTCGCTATCACGAGAAGAGGCGCTAGCAGCATTTGCTTCATTAAAGGGGTAA
- a CDS encoding cryptochrome/photolyase family protein: MTASLRLILGDQLSHSISSLSDCDKSNDIIFMAEVWEEASYVKHHKKKIAFLFSAMRHFAIELEQKGYKVIYTKLDDPDNAGSFTAEVARMLKNNPLDKIVVTFPGEYRVLKAIESWQATFNLPVEIREDSRFLSSPTKFANWARGRTQLRMEYFYRELRQEFKILMDGDKPAGGEWNYDANNRKPIKSQMVIPVTYQSKSDAITEEVLSLVEKRFASHFGDLYPFHYGVTRIEAIAALELFIEERLCLFGDYQDAMLEENAWLFHSHLSLYLNCGLLLPMECIKKAEEAYTSGKAPLNSVEGFIRQIMGWREYVRGVYWLKMPDYAERNFFLAKNKLPDFYWTTDTKMNCLRQCITDTKNNAYAHHIQRLMVLGNFALLAGIDPKDVNEWFLIVYADAYEWVELPNVSGMILFADGGYLASKPYAASGSYINKMSNYCKNCSYDVKQKNGSDACPFNYLYWHFLARNRDKLATNPRLGMIYRTYDQMDADKKAQIEEDNLKFIANMYVNS, encoded by the coding sequence ATGACTGCCTCTTTAAGGTTAATTCTTGGCGATCAATTAAGTCATTCTATTTCGAGTCTTTCTGATTGTGATAAAAGTAATGATATTATTTTTATGGCAGAAGTTTGGGAAGAAGCTAGTTATGTAAAGCATCATAAGAAAAAGATTGCTTTTTTATTTTCTGCGATGCGTCATTTTGCTATTGAATTAGAACAAAAAGGCTATAAGGTGATTTACACCAAGCTAGATGATCCTGATAATGCTGGCTCATTTACTGCAGAAGTTGCAAGGATGCTAAAAAATAATCCGCTAGATAAAATAGTCGTTACTTTTCCTGGCGAATATCGGGTACTTAAAGCTATCGAATCATGGCAAGCAACATTCAATCTTCCGGTTGAAATTCGTGAGGATAGTCGGTTTTTATCTAGTCCAACTAAATTTGCGAATTGGGCACGAGGTCGCACTCAGCTAAGGATGGAATATTTTTATCGTGAGTTACGCCAAGAATTTAAGATATTAATGGATGGCGACAAGCCTGCTGGTGGTGAATGGAATTACGATGCAAATAATCGTAAGCCAATAAAGTCACAAATGGTAATACCGGTTACTTATCAGAGTAAGTCTGATGCTATAACAGAGGAGGTATTATCCTTAGTAGAAAAGCGTTTTGCTAGCCATTTTGGTGATTTATATCCGTTTCATTATGGAGTAACTCGTATCGAAGCAATTGCAGCACTTGAGCTATTTATCGAAGAGCGCTTGTGCTTATTTGGCGACTATCAGGATGCGATGTTAGAGGAGAATGCTTGGTTATTTCATTCTCATTTGAGCCTTTATCTTAATTGTGGCTTACTTCTACCTATGGAATGTATAAAAAAGGCTGAAGAAGCTTACACCTCTGGTAAAGCTCCGCTTAATTCGGTGGAAGGTTTTATCCGTCAGATTATGGGCTGGCGCGAATATGTTCGTGGTGTTTATTGGCTTAAAATGCCGGATTATGCTGAGCGTAATTTTTTCTTGGCTAAAAATAAACTCCCTGATTTTTATTGGACTACTGATACTAAAATGAATTGTTTACGGCAGTGTATCACTGATACCAAGAATAATGCCTATGCTCATCATATTCAGCGCCTGATGGTTCTTGGGAACTTTGCTTTACTTGCCGGAATAGACCCTAAAGATGTCAATGAGTGGTTTTTGATTGTCTATGCCGATGCTTATGAGTGGGTAGAATTACCAAATGTTTCAGGAATGATACTATTTGCCGATGGTGGTTATCTGGCTAGTAAGCCTTATGCAGCAAGTGGTAGCTATATCAATAAAATGTCTAATTATTGCAAAAATTGTAGCTATGATGTTAAACAAAAAAATGGTAGTGACGCCTGTCCGTTTAATTATCTGTACTGGCATTTTCTTGCAAGAAACCGAGATAAGTTAGCTACTAATCCACGACTTGGTATGATCTACCGTACTTATGATCAGATGGATGCTGATAAAAAGGCGCAGATCGAAGAAGATAACCTCAAGTTTATTGCAAATATGTATGTAAATTCTTAG
- the alkB gene encoding DNA oxidative demethylase AlkB: MKQAYLFEELNEERLSEPVTDFHYFSGLAFDFIDELLLEIDRVTKESPLRQMQTPGGYQMSVAMTNCGEVGWVSDKSGYRYSALDPLTGLAWPQMPPVFRQLASLAATKAGYPLFSPDACLINQYLPGAKMSLHQDKDENDFSAPIVSVSLGLSAVFKIGDMKRSDKLFSIPLHHGDVVVWGKSLRLAYHSISPIKSDNHPLLGQQRINLTFRKASF; encoded by the coding sequence ATGAAGCAAGCTTATTTGTTTGAGGAGCTTAATGAAGAGCGGCTATCTGAGCCAGTAACCGATTTTCATTATTTTTCAGGACTGGCGTTTGATTTTATAGATGAATTATTGCTTGAAATTGATCGAGTCACTAAAGAGTCACCATTACGTCAAATGCAAACCCCAGGCGGCTATCAAATGTCCGTCGCTATGACTAACTGTGGCGAAGTGGGCTGGGTATCAGACAAATCTGGCTATAGATATTCAGCATTAGATCCATTAACTGGCTTAGCTTGGCCACAAATGCCACCGGTATTTAGACAATTGGCAAGTCTTGCTGCAACAAAAGCTGGTTACCCTTTATTTTCCCCTGATGCCTGTTTAATCAATCAATATTTACCGGGTGCTAAGATGTCGCTCCACCAAGATAAGGATGAGAATGATTTTAGTGCACCGATAGTTTCAGTTTCACTTGGACTTTCTGCGGTTTTCAAAATTGGTGACATGAAGAGAAGCGATAAGCTATTTAGTATTCCGCTTCATCATGGTGATGTAGTGGTTTGGGGTAAATCCTTACGGCTTGCCTATCATTCAATATCGCCGATAAAATCTGATAATCATCCATTATTAGGACAACAAAGAATAAATCTAACCTTTAGAAAAGCTTCATTTTAA
- the ilvD gene encoding dihydroxy-acid dehydratase, which produces MTKKNKYSAVITEDISQGASQAMLYATGLTEANINKPQIGICSVWYEGNPCNMHLYDLGSEVKKGVTANDMVGMRFNTIGVSDGISMGTSGMRFSLQSREIIADSIETIVSAQWYDGLITIPGCDKNMPGCVMAMIRLDRPSLMIYGGTIKAGNYNGKQLDVVSAFQAYGEFISGKISDEERKGIIRNACPGAGACGGMYTANTMAAAIEALGLSLPNSASLGATDHQKVEECKNAGLAIKNLLEKDIKPSDILSKKSFENAFRLVTILGGSTNAVLHLLAIAKTAKIDFTLKDIDRLTKATPLLADLKPSGKYVMSDLNQIGGIPSVMKFMLKNGLLHGECLTVTGETIEENLKKVNSLPEDQDIIRNLSEPIKLTGHIQVLYGNIASEGAIAKITGKEGTRFTGNAKCFDNEDAMVEALKQNQIQKGDVIVIRYQGPKGGPGMPEMLKPTSAIMGAGLGKDVALITDGRFSGGSHGFIVGHITPEAQIGGNLAIIQDGDSITIDADTNSINVNISDAEIEKRKQQWVAPEYRVKSGTLAKFIKNVKTASEGCITDELI; this is translated from the coding sequence ATGACTAAGAAAAACAAATATAGTGCAGTAATCACCGAAGATATTTCTCAAGGTGCATCACAAGCAATGCTTTATGCAACCGGACTTACGGAAGCAAATATTAATAAACCGCAGATTGGCATTTGTAGTGTCTGGTATGAAGGTAACCCATGTAATATGCATTTATATGACCTAGGGAGCGAGGTTAAAAAAGGCGTTACTGCAAATGATATGGTTGGGATGAGGTTTAATACAATTGGCGTAAGTGATGGAATATCAATGGGTACTAGTGGTATGCGCTTCTCGCTTCAATCAAGAGAAATAATCGCTGATTCTATAGAAACAATTGTAAGTGCACAATGGTATGATGGCTTAATTACGATCCCTGGCTGTGATAAAAACATGCCAGGATGTGTAATGGCAATGATTCGTCTTGATCGTCCATCTCTAATGATCTATGGCGGGACAATCAAAGCTGGGAACTATAATGGCAAGCAGCTTGACGTTGTGTCAGCTTTTCAAGCATATGGAGAATTTATCAGTGGTAAGATTTCGGATGAAGAAAGAAAAGGAATAATTCGTAATGCTTGTCCGGGTGCAGGCGCATGTGGTGGTATGTATACGGCAAATACAATGGCAGCCGCAATTGAAGCTTTGGGATTATCACTGCCAAATAGTGCCTCACTTGGTGCAACCGATCATCAAAAAGTAGAAGAATGCAAAAATGCTGGACTAGCAATTAAAAATCTTCTAGAAAAAGATATAAAACCAAGTGATATCTTGTCAAAAAAATCTTTTGAAAATGCATTTAGATTAGTAACGATACTTGGTGGTTCAACTAATGCTGTATTACACCTACTTGCAATAGCCAAAACTGCAAAGATAGACTTTACATTAAAGGATATAGATCGCTTAACAAAAGCTACTCCATTACTTGCTGATTTAAAACCAAGTGGTAAATATGTGATGAGTGATCTGAATCAAATCGGTGGAATCCCATCAGTTATGAAATTTATGCTAAAAAATGGGCTTTTACACGGTGAATGTCTGACGGTAACTGGCGAGACCATTGAAGAGAACTTAAAAAAAGTTAACTCCCTACCCGAAGATCAGGATATTATCAGAAACCTCAGTGAACCAATAAAATTGACTGGACACATACAGGTTTTATACGGCAATATCGCATCAGAAGGAGCAATTGCTAAAATAACCGGAAAAGAAGGCACAAGATTTACAGGTAATGCAAAATGTTTTGATAATGAAGATGCGATGGTTGAAGCTCTAAAACAAAATCAGATTCAGAAAGGTGATGTAATAGTAATCCGTTATCAAGGTCCAAAAGGTGGACCAGGAATGCCTGAAATGTTAAAACCTACCTCTGCAATAATGGGAGCTGGACTTGGTAAAGATGTAGCATTGATTACAGATGGAAGATTCTCCGGTGGCTCACATGGCTTTATTGTTGGACACATTACTCCTGAAGCCCAGATTGGAGGAAATTTAGCTATTATTCAAGATGGTGATTCAATTACAATTGATGCAGACACAAATAGCATTAATGTTAATATTTCAGATGCTGAAATTGAGAAACGAAAACAACAATGGGTTGCACCTGAATATCGAGTTAAAAGTGGAACATTAGCAAAATTTATCAAAAATGTGAAAACGGCTAGTGAAGGATGCATAACCGATGAATTAATCTAG
- a CDS encoding L-threonylcarbamoyladenylate synthase, producing the protein MQDNKDNSQLVEIAVSLLEAGNIVAVPTETVYGLACAINKQEAINLVYKIKNRPTQHPLIVHIAKADDLSNYAKDIPSYVSLLTNSLWPGPLTLVLKKSENVPDAITGGQDSVAIRTPAQPLLQQIIDQLGVPIAAPSANKFGGISPTEASHVIAEFGNQIKVIDGGRCQHGIESTIIDVRDHKTCTILRPGPISKGMLEKILSFNSEPVDIIDIQDKSIRFPGKYDKHYAPRKKLISFKNVYELSKLKEKHPEPYVIHHTPFTLESIKSYQIDSEAIIYSREIYKALRIADESMCEVILIERPPLNNDWLAINDRLNRAITLHYREIID; encoded by the coding sequence ATGCAAGATAATAAAGACAATTCGCAACTAGTAGAAATAGCGGTTAGCCTATTAGAAGCCGGAAATATAGTAGCAGTTCCGACAGAAACAGTGTATGGACTTGCCTGTGCGATAAATAAGCAAGAAGCAATTAATCTGGTATATAAAATCAAAAATCGTCCAACGCAACACCCACTCATAGTACATATAGCCAAAGCTGATGACTTATCTAATTATGCCAAAGACATACCAAGCTATGTCAGTTTACTGACTAATTCTTTATGGCCGGGTCCACTTACACTAGTGCTGAAAAAAAGTGAGAATGTACCAGATGCAATTACTGGAGGACAAGATTCTGTTGCGATAAGGACGCCAGCCCAGCCACTTCTACAACAAATCATAGACCAACTTGGTGTTCCAATAGCTGCACCTTCTGCCAATAAATTTGGCGGAATCAGTCCTACTGAAGCTAGTCATGTAATTGCAGAATTTGGCAACCAAATAAAGGTTATTGATGGAGGAAGATGTCAACACGGTATTGAGTCAACTATAATAGACGTAAGAGATCATAAGACGTGTACTATTCTAAGACCGGGTCCAATTAGTAAAGGAATGCTTGAAAAAATTCTAAGTTTTAATAGCGAACCTGTAGATATAATTGATATTCAGGATAAGAGTATAAGATTCCCAGGGAAATACGACAAACATTACGCGCCTCGGAAAAAACTCATTTCATTTAAGAATGTTTATGAACTTTCAAAACTTAAAGAAAAACACCCAGAACCTTACGTAATTCATCATACCCCTTTTACTCTTGAATCTATAAAAAGTTATCAAATTGATTCAGAGGCGATTATCTATTCAAGAGAAATCTATAAAGCATTACGAATTGCCGACGAGTCAATGTGTGAAGTCATTTTGATAGAAAGACCTCCTTTAAATAATGATTGGCTAGCTATCAATGACCGTTTAAATCGAGCAATCACACTACATTACAGAGAAATAATTGATTAA
- a CDS encoding MarR family winged helix-turn-helix transcriptional regulator, giving the protein MEVCNLDAVFIELQSAIQKSNRLLQLKLKKEFLKRRSVIYLIAIFLNQGITMQDLALLMQVDKGTITKTIKSLCAAGVIKKLQDEKDKRIWHLYSADNLDEFYLEINSQYNQIFSSLFNNYSEEKIELLKSYITRITNNINTLKSLH; this is encoded by the coding sequence ATGGAAGTTTGTAATTTAGATGCTGTTTTCATTGAGCTTCAGTCAGCGATTCAGAAAAGTAATAGACTCTTACAATTAAAGCTAAAAAAAGAATTTTTGAAAAGACGTTCTGTAATTTATCTTATTGCAATATTTCTTAACCAAGGAATAACGATGCAAGATCTTGCTCTTTTAATGCAAGTTGATAAGGGAACTATTACTAAAACTATTAAGTCATTATGTGCAGCAGGTGTGATAAAAAAATTACAAGATGAAAAAGATAAACGGATCTGGCATCTTTATTCTGCAGACAATCTTGACGAATTTTATTTGGAAATAAATAGCCAATATAACCAAATCTTTAGCTCTTTATTTAACAACTATTCAGAAGAAAAGATAGAGCTTTTAAAAAGCTATATAACTAGAATTACAAACAATATTAATACATTGAAGTCGTTACATTAA
- a CDS encoding NADH-quinone oxidoreductase subunit L: MNLLFTLPLISLTGGILTLIYHFRNQSTNLLTNVFILISFLLSVTLINFIGHPQYLEFPFTNVMGKSLFIKLQIDNLSIIMLLLINFVSFIIHRYATSYLASDVTHGRFMAQLSILSGAVSFLALSGNLFTAFLAWQFVGFSLYLLLNHYHYDSNANKAAKKKFIINRIGDFCFLSAVILCYKFYGNSDFDIITTNYAELKTTFIGMHVSVNTLIVVLVLMAVMTKSAQFPFHIWLPDTMQAPTPVSAIMHAGIINSGGFLLTRISPMIAGNLFLTDLIFTIGVITFICASFFILTQSDVKKQLAYSTMGQMGFMIMQCGLGLYAAAIFHLIAHGFFKAFLFLSAGNNLLYKEKKADHQMAKVLLSIIFTLVILVGYYFYVKTTGNSLNSNLIMAIFISITLAQILAEIFVMQFNLRNKILAIAVVALVFAMYMLLVNSTETILSNYINLNMLDSYKVIIGLTLLIVQIGIWLIPSCTNILPEKLTLWVYHLSRNKLFIEDGYRKYLLNPYRHFGDYLNKIFCQYHEVCFILLAFVASFYTYLGFSHGEVFASPYNILINQVIYFVMLIAANRALNIDRLNLYLFVSQISLINIGLFGTESIEKSVVLFQVINSFLVFSSINILLRGRSREISERVDKNLLSLNSSYFSFLLFLLIGLPGTASFISELNILLSLASDDLIYIFLTGVGFLLLAIAIMHALQEHVFNSKSIFLPKNIYLTSGEQLFILFAIFINISSGVYPDWLLNQLEWFLR; encoded by the coding sequence ATGAATTTGCTTTTTACTTTACCTCTGATTTCATTAACTGGAGGGATACTGACTTTGATTTACCATTTTCGTAATCAAAGTACGAACCTTCTTACCAATGTATTTATCCTCATTTCGTTCCTGCTCTCAGTGACACTTATCAATTTTATTGGACATCCTCAATATCTTGAGTTTCCATTCACTAACGTAATGGGTAAGTCATTATTTATCAAGCTGCAAATCGATAATTTGAGTATCATTATGTTACTTTTAATTAACTTTGTGAGTTTTATAATCCATCGCTATGCAACTAGCTATCTGGCATCTGATGTAACTCATGGCAGATTTATGGCACAGTTATCGATACTAAGTGGGGCTGTTTCATTCCTTGCACTTAGCGGAAACTTATTTACTGCCTTTCTTGCTTGGCAATTTGTTGGGTTTTCATTATATCTACTTCTAAATCATTATCATTACGATAGCAATGCTAATAAGGCAGCTAAGAAAAAATTTATAATTAATAGAATCGGTGATTTTTGTTTCCTAAGCGCGGTAATTCTTTGCTACAAATTTTATGGTAACTCAGATTTTGATATTATAACTACAAATTATGCTGAGTTAAAAACTACTTTCATCGGAATGCACGTATCAGTAAATACTCTAATTGTTGTACTTGTGCTAATGGCTGTAATGACAAAATCGGCTCAGTTTCCTTTTCATATCTGGTTACCTGATACAATGCAAGCACCAACTCCGGTTTCGGCAATAATGCATGCAGGTATTATTAATTCAGGAGGTTTCTTATTAACTAGAATTAGTCCTATGATTGCCGGGAACTTATTCCTAACTGATTTGATCTTTACAATCGGTGTTATTACTTTTATTTGTGCCTCATTCTTTATTCTTACTCAATCAGATGTCAAAAAGCAGCTTGCCTATTCAACAATGGGACAAATGGGATTTATGATTATGCAGTGTGGGCTAGGTCTATATGCAGCTGCAATTTTTCATCTAATTGCCCATGGCTTTTTTAAGGCTTTCCTGTTTTTATCTGCGGGTAATAATCTCTTATATAAAGAGAAAAAGGCTGATCATCAGATGGCAAAAGTATTACTTAGCATTATTTTTACTCTAGTGATTCTTGTCGGGTATTATTTCTACGTAAAAACAACTGGAAATTCATTAAATAGTAATTTAATTATGGCTATATTTATATCTATAACGCTTGCGCAAATCCTTGCAGAAATATTTGTTATGCAGTTTAATCTTAGAAATAAGATTCTAGCAATAGCGGTTGTAGCTCTAGTTTTTGCCATGTATATGTTACTAGTTAATTCAACGGAAACTATTTTGTCTAATTATATTAACCTAAATATGCTTGATTCATACAAAGTTATAATTGGCTTAACTTTATTAATTGTTCAAATTGGGATTTGGTTAATTCCTTCGTGCACAAATATATTACCTGAGAAGCTTACGCTATGGGTTTATCATTTAAGCCGGAATAAACTATTCATTGAGGATGGATATCGCAAATACCTGCTTAATCCGTATCGTCATTTTGGTGATTATCTGAATAAAATTTTTTGTCAATATCATGAAGTATGCTTCATTTTATTGGCGTTTGTTGCCTCTTTCTATACTTATCTTGGTTTTTCACACGGTGAAGTTTTTGCAAGCCCTTATAATATCCTTATAAATCAGGTGATATATTTTGTCATGCTTATTGCTGCAAATCGGGCATTAAATATTGATCGACTAAATTTGTATCTTTTTGTATCCCAGATTAGTTTAATAAATATTGGTTTATTTGGAACTGAGTCAATTGAAAAGAGTGTTGTGCTTTTTCAAGTGATAAATTCCTTTTTAGTCTTTAGTTCGATAAATATCCTTCTTAGAGGTAGAAGTCGTGAAATCAGTGAACGAGTGGATAAGAACTTACTTAGTTTAAATAGCTCCTATTTTTCATTCTTACTATTTTTACTAATCGGGCTACCGGGAACAGCAAGCTTTATTTCGGAATTAAACATCTTACTGAGTCTAGCTAGTGATGATCTCATTTATATATTCCTGACTGGGGT